The following are encoded together in the Candidatus Polarisedimenticolaceae bacterium genome:
- a CDS encoding DUF2238 domain-containing protein — MRWTSHRIYPRVLLAVLLALAAALAIGPTDRADWVLENALLLVGLVVLVATRKALPLSRVSYTLIFVFCCLHTVGAHYTYSLVPYDRWVESLTGTTLAEAFGWERNHYDRLVHFAYGLLLAYPVREVFLRVADVKGLWGYYLPLDVVMATSMVYELIEWAAAEILGGELGAAYLGTQGDVWDAQKDMALAMFGAVLAMTVTAALNKRWQRDFNREWAESLKVKHKRPLGEDELARLKRESER; from the coding sequence ATGCGTTGGACCTCGCACCGCATCTACCCCCGCGTCCTCCTCGCGGTCCTGCTCGCCCTCGCGGCGGCGCTCGCGATCGGGCCGACGGATCGCGCCGACTGGGTCCTCGAGAACGCGCTGCTGCTCGTCGGGCTCGTCGTCCTCGTCGCCACGCGCAAGGCCCTCCCGCTCTCGCGCGTCTCGTACACCCTGATCTTCGTCTTCTGCTGCCTGCACACGGTCGGCGCGCACTACACCTACTCGCTCGTGCCGTACGACCGGTGGGTCGAGTCGCTCACGGGGACGACCCTCGCCGAAGCCTTCGGCTGGGAGCGCAACCACTACGACCGGCTCGTGCACTTCGCCTACGGCCTGCTGCTCGCGTACCCGGTGCGCGAGGTCTTCCTGCGCGTCGCCGACGTGAAGGGCCTGTGGGGGTACTACCTCCCCCTCGACGTGGTGATGGCGACGTCGATGGTCTACGAGCTGATCGAGTGGGCCGCGGCGGAGATCCTCGGCGGCGAGCTCGGGGCCGCCTACCTCGGGACGCAGGGGGACGTCTGGGACGCGCAGAAGGACATGGCGCTCGCGATGTTCGGGGCGGTGCTCGCGATGACGGTGACGGCGGCGCTCAACAAGCGCTGGCAGCGCGACTTCAACCGCGAGTGGGCGGAGTCCCTCAAGGTGAAGCACAAGCGCCCGCTCGGCGAGGACGAGCTCGCGCGGCTCAAGCGGGAGAGCGAGCGGTGA
- a CDS encoding S9 family peptidase, with the protein MRILLLAALFSGFATLAAIAAPPGQIRGLNVRDLVAFDRISEPVPSPDGRTVVFTVSALDLDANRRRADLWRVGIDGSGLRRLTAHTASDTAPAWSPDGKWIYFQSSRSGSSQVWKLPIDGGEAQPVTTLPLDVNAFKLSPDGASLAVALDVFLDAPAPADTKKRLDEKAAVKATGRLYDRLLFRHWDTWSDGRRQHWYVLPSTGKGDPVAILKGLDGNAPTKPFGGSEEAAFTPDGKGLVFTARVEGAGEAWSTNLDLWLVPIDGSAPPKRLTEANRAVDTQPVFSPDGKTLAWLAMVRPGYEADRQRIMLMDWPGGTARALTETWDRSPENLAWSKDGKTIYCTAHNLGRAALFAVDAKTGTPKAIVDEGTSRYPSIAGEVILFGRDHQRAPVDLYTVKPDGSQRTRITKLNDERLAAVAMGEPEPFTFKGWNDETVHAWVVKPANFEAGKKYPVAFLIHGGPQGSFGDDFHYRWNPQTYAGAGYAAVMVDFHGSTGYGQAFTDAIRGDWGGKPLEDLKKGLDAALKKYPWMDGDRVAALGASYGGYMVNWIAGNWPDRFRCLVTHDGNLDERFAYFDTEELWFPEWEHHGTPWENPEAYTKHNPIDHVAKWKTPMLVIHGGLDFRVVETHGMSTFTALQRKGIPSKFLHFPDENHWVLKPHNSILWHDTVLGWLDEWTKAPQK; encoded by the coding sequence ATGCGCATCCTGCTGCTCGCCGCGCTCTTCTCCGGCTTCGCGACGCTCGCCGCGATCGCCGCTCCGCCGGGGCAGATCCGGGGACTCAACGTCCGCGATCTCGTGGCGTTCGACCGGATCTCGGAACCGGTCCCGTCCCCCGACGGACGGACCGTCGTCTTCACGGTTTCGGCGCTGGATCTCGACGCCAACCGCCGCCGCGCCGATCTCTGGCGGGTCGGCATCGACGGCTCGGGGCTCAGGCGCCTGACGGCGCACACGGCGAGCGACACCGCACCCGCGTGGTCCCCCGACGGGAAGTGGATCTACTTCCAGTCGTCGCGCTCGGGGTCTTCGCAGGTCTGGAAGCTCCCGATCGACGGCGGCGAGGCCCAACCGGTCACGACCCTGCCCCTCGACGTCAACGCGTTCAAGCTCTCTCCCGACGGCGCGTCGCTCGCCGTCGCGCTCGACGTCTTCCTGGACGCCCCCGCTCCGGCCGACACCAAGAAGCGGCTCGACGAGAAGGCCGCGGTCAAGGCGACGGGCCGCCTCTACGACCGGCTCCTGTTCCGGCATTGGGACACGTGGTCGGACGGCCGCCGCCAGCACTGGTACGTCCTCCCGTCGACGGGGAAGGGGGACCCGGTCGCGATTCTGAAGGGGCTCGACGGGAACGCTCCGACCAAGCCGTTCGGCGGGTCGGAGGAAGCCGCCTTCACCCCGGACGGCAAGGGGCTCGTCTTCACCGCGCGGGTCGAGGGAGCCGGAGAAGCGTGGTCGACCAACCTCGACCTGTGGCTCGTGCCGATCGACGGATCGGCGCCCCCGAAACGCCTCACCGAGGCGAACCGCGCCGTCGACACGCAGCCGGTCTTCTCCCCCGACGGAAAGACCCTGGCGTGGCTGGCGATGGTGCGCCCCGGGTACGAAGCGGACCGCCAGCGGATCATGCTCATGGACTGGCCCGGCGGCACCGCGCGCGCCCTGACCGAAACGTGGGACCGCTCCCCGGAGAACCTCGCCTGGTCCAAGGACGGAAAGACGATCTACTGCACCGCGCACAACCTGGGACGCGCGGCGCTCTTCGCCGTCGACGCGAAGACCGGGACGCCGAAGGCGATCGTGGACGAAGGCACGTCGCGGTACCCCTCGATCGCCGGAGAGGTGATCCTCTTCGGCCGGGACCACCAGCGCGCTCCGGTGGACCTGTACACGGTGAAGCCCGACGGCTCGCAGCGGACGCGGATCACGAAGCTCAACGACGAACGCCTCGCCGCCGTCGCGATGGGGGAGCCCGAGCCGTTCACCTTCAAGGGGTGGAACGACGAGACGGTCCACGCGTGGGTCGTGAAGCCGGCGAACTTCGAGGCGGGGAAGAAGTACCCCGTCGCGTTCCTGATCCACGGCGGCCCCCAGGGGTCGTTCGGCGACGACTTCCACTACCGCTGGAACCCGCAGACGTACGCGGGGGCGGGGTACGCCGCGGTGATGGTCGATTTCCACGGCTCGACGGGGTACGGCCAGGCGTTCACCGACGCGATCCGTGGGGACTGGGGAGGGAAACCTCTCGAGGACCTGAAGAAGGGGCTCGACGCCGCGTTGAAGAAGTACCCGTGGATGGACGGCGACCGCGTCGCGGCGCTCGGCGCCTCGTACGGCGGCTACATGGTCAACTGGATCGCGGGGAACTGGCCCGACCGGTTCCGGTGCCTGGTGACCCACGACGGCAATCTCGACGAGCGCTTCGCCTACTTCGACACGGAGGAGTTGTGGTTCCCCGAGTGGGAGCATCACGGGACGCCGTGGGAGAACCCCGAGGCGTACACGAAGCACAATCCGATCGACCACGTCGCGAAGTGGAAGACGCCGATGCTCGTCATCCACGGAGGGCTGGACTTCCGCGTCGTCGAGACGCACGGGATGTCGACCTTTACCGCCCTGCAGCGGAAGGGGATCCCGTCGAAGTTCCTGCACTTCCCCGACGAGAATCACTGGGTGCTCAAGCCCCACAACTCGATCCTGTGGCACGACACGGTGCTCGGATGGCTCGACGAGTGGACGAAAGCCCCGCAGAAGTGA
- a CDS encoding S9 family peptidase — MRAVSCLLAVAVLAFAPGAFGATEKRPVTAETIWKLKRLGAPTLSPDGRAAVLAVTGYDLKEDKADTDLWLVPTSGGEARRMTTAEAGESNPQWSPDGKWIAFEAKRQGDDQGQIYVLPADGGEAHRVTNVPTGAFGFKWFPDSKRIAFLSRVWGDLRTFDEQGKRQKERKDSKMSAQVFDKPRVRHWDRTLDDREVHLFSIAIDGGEPQAITLGSGRTLPVEEPGSSTYDISPDGAEIAFPSDVDTTGVNGQDDLFVIPAGGGTPRNVSVEAHASDGAPLYSPDGRWLAFSRQRIKGFYADRSLLVLHDRKAGSNRVITEGWDRSVRGLVWSGDSKSLWGAIDDAGHDRVHRIDAQTGKPTPVTGDKSFGNVAVSRDGKTVVALRQSFTEPPTLVRLDPATGAATKLSTFNDLAMEAIDWGTYESVTYKGANGADIQMWINYPPGFDRSKKWPLYLLVHGGPHNGITDSFTFRWNAQVFSAWGYVTAWPNFHGSSGFGQSFTDAITKDWAELPYVDVIRSAEWFAKQPWIDADRMAVGGASYGGYLVSVILGREHPFKAIIAHAAVYNLYTQYASDYGAEHRRHGEFWEQKARFETNSPHTAAANFKTPTLVIHGEKDYRVTLNNGLELFHTLSNRGVPTRFIYYPDENHWILKPNNSLFWYEECRKWIERYIGKGPKP, encoded by the coding sequence ATGCGTGCCGTGAGTTGCCTGCTTGCCGTCGCCGTCCTCGCCTTCGCCCCCGGCGCCTTCGGGGCAACGGAGAAACGACCTGTGACCGCCGAGACGATCTGGAAGCTCAAGCGACTCGGGGCTCCGACGCTCTCCCCCGACGGCCGCGCGGCGGTCCTGGCCGTGACCGGGTACGACCTCAAGGAAGACAAGGCCGATACGGACCTCTGGCTCGTTCCGACCTCCGGCGGCGAGGCGCGCCGCATGACCACGGCCGAGGCCGGGGAGTCGAACCCGCAGTGGTCCCCCGACGGGAAGTGGATCGCCTTCGAGGCGAAGCGGCAGGGGGACGACCAGGGGCAGATCTACGTCCTCCCCGCGGACGGAGGCGAGGCGCACCGGGTCACCAACGTCCCCACGGGCGCCTTCGGCTTCAAGTGGTTCCCGGACTCGAAACGGATCGCCTTCCTGTCGCGCGTGTGGGGCGACCTCCGGACCTTCGACGAGCAGGGCAAGCGCCAGAAGGAGCGCAAGGACTCGAAGATGTCCGCCCAGGTCTTCGACAAGCCGCGCGTCCGGCACTGGGATCGCACCCTCGACGATCGCGAGGTTCACCTCTTCTCGATCGCGATCGACGGAGGGGAGCCGCAGGCGATCACCCTCGGCTCGGGGCGCACGCTCCCCGTCGAGGAGCCGGGGTCCTCCACCTACGACATCTCCCCCGACGGCGCCGAGATCGCGTTTCCGTCCGACGTCGACACGACCGGCGTGAACGGGCAGGACGATCTCTTCGTGATCCCGGCCGGAGGCGGCACCCCGCGCAACGTCAGCGTGGAGGCGCACGCCTCCGACGGCGCCCCGCTCTACAGCCCCGACGGCCGCTGGCTCGCCTTCTCGCGGCAACGGATCAAGGGGTTCTACGCCGACCGGTCGCTCCTCGTCCTCCACGACCGCAAGGCCGGGAGCAACCGCGTGATCACCGAGGGCTGGGATCGCTCCGTGCGCGGCCTGGTGTGGTCCGGCGACTCGAAATCCCTCTGGGGGGCGATCGACGACGCCGGACACGACCGCGTCCATCGGATCGACGCGCAGACGGGGAAACCCACGCCCGTCACCGGGGACAAGAGCTTCGGCAACGTCGCGGTGTCGAGGGACGGGAAGACGGTCGTCGCGCTCCGGCAGAGCTTCACGGAGCCCCCGACCCTCGTGCGCCTCGATCCCGCCACCGGCGCGGCGACCAAGCTGTCGACCTTCAACGACCTCGCGATGGAGGCGATCGACTGGGGAACCTACGAGAGCGTCACCTACAAGGGGGCGAACGGCGCCGACATCCAGATGTGGATCAACTACCCGCCCGGGTTCGACAGGTCGAAGAAGTGGCCGCTGTACCTGCTCGTGCACGGGGGGCCCCACAACGGGATCACCGACAGCTTCACCTTCCGCTGGAACGCGCAGGTCTTCTCGGCGTGGGGGTACGTCACGGCCTGGCCCAATTTCCACGGCTCGAGCGGCTTCGGGCAGTCGTTCACCGATGCGATCACGAAGGACTGGGCGGAGCTTCCGTACGTCGACGTGATCCGCTCCGCCGAGTGGTTCGCGAAACAGCCCTGGATCGACGCGGACCGGATGGCCGTCGGGGGCGCCAGCTACGGCGGCTACCTCGTCTCGGTGATCCTCGGTCGCGAGCACCCGTTCAAGGCGATCATCGCCCATGCCGCCGTCTACAACCTCTACACCCAGTACGCGTCGGACTACGGCGCCGAGCACCGTCGTCACGGCGAGTTCTGGGAGCAGAAGGCGCGGTTCGAGACGAACTCGCCGCACACCGCGGCCGCCAACTTCAAGACCCCCACCCTCGTGATCCACGGCGAAAAGGACTACCGGGTCACGCTCAACAACGGCCTCGAGCTCTTCCACACCCTCTCGAACCGCGGGGTCCCGACCCGCTTCATCTATTACCCGGACGAGAACCACTGGATCCTCAAGCCGAACAACTCCCTTTTCTGGTACGAGGAGTGCCGGAAATGGATCGAGCGTTACATCGGAAAAGGGCCGAAACCCTAG